The Spirochaetaceae bacterium genome includes the window GCCAGCGCCCCGGCGGCCGGATGCTCGAGGCCCGCCTTGAGGCGCTCCGGGGCGATCGCCGCGTCGGTCAGGGCGAAGCTGACCGCCTGCCTGGTATCGCTCATCGTGCTGCTCCTTGCGCGCGGTTCATCCGCCGGCCACCGGGGGAATGAACACCACCAGGTCACCGTCGGCGAGCGCGGAGTCCCAGTCGGCGAAGGTGGCGTTGATCGCCACCCGCAGCCGTTCCCGCGGCAGCGACAGGCGGTACCGCTCCTGCAGCTCCGCGTACAGCTCACCGGCGGTGGCGCAGGCGGTCGCCACCTGTTCCTCGTCGCGCCCCGTCTCGTCGCGCAACAGCGCGAAGTAGCTCACCCGCACCA containing:
- a CDS encoding MoaD/ThiS family protein, producing MAERTTRRVVRVSYFALLRDETGRDEEQVATACATAGELYAELQERYRLSLPRERLRVAINATFADWDSALADGDLVVFIPPVAGG